From a region of the Streptomyces venezuelae genome:
- a CDS encoding DUF4440 domain-containing protein, with product MSSKAEIDVVTAEFFGAFDNRGGGPADLDRIRRLVLPRAVITVTGPQFTVWTVDEFIEPRRLLLAPGGRLAEFSEWETSERTEIAGGIASRFGEYRKSGLLDGKPFEGAGTKTIQFVRTPEGWRIAAFAWHDQP from the coding sequence ATGTCGTCCAAGGCCGAAATAGACGTGGTGACCGCCGAGTTCTTCGGCGCCTTCGACAACAGGGGTGGCGGGCCCGCCGATCTGGACCGGATCAGGCGGCTGGTGCTGCCGCGCGCAGTGATCACCGTGACCGGCCCGCAGTTCACGGTCTGGACCGTGGACGAGTTCATCGAGCCGCGCCGCCTGCTGCTGGCCCCCGGCGGGCGCCTGGCCGAGTTCTCCGAGTGGGAGACCTCCGAACGGACCGAGATCGCGGGCGGCATCGCGTCGCGGTTCGGCGAGTACCGCAAGTCCGGACTGCTGGACGGCAAGCCGTTCGAGGGAGCCGGCACCAAGACCATCCAGTTCGTCCGGACCCCCGAAGGCTGGCGGATAGCGGCCTTCGCCTGGCACGACCAGCCCTGA
- a CDS encoding nucleotidyl transferase AbiEii/AbiGii toxin family protein has translation MTANDRTAAARPGRAALDHLLRLIARSAWGDELVLRGSMVMPAWVGGRARPPGDLDFVVPPPSPVPVDPRYPHPYVPAYDTVQQWPEAADGAAGYEIWADGEEEFETCGLRAHVPPEGLVWQPEPEPEDFPPYEDLLERIRASPRAAAGVLLDADGARRDGTWAYTYTDGEFGPPGIRILIPWRADHGQAGVAQLDFSRDERLPEAPVWTAVPRGDGGVTVVRTASRRLSLAWKLRWLVADAATEEGPRCKDLYDAVLLAEACRELPLPEPPRLAGVRVDEGAWQLFREAHPGVRGPAAAWLTRLRTALAPAAR, from the coding sequence ATGACGGCGAACGACCGGACGGCGGCGGCAAGGCCGGGCCGCGCCGCCCTCGACCATCTCCTGCGGCTGATCGCGCGATCCGCGTGGGGCGACGAACTGGTCCTGCGCGGCAGCATGGTCATGCCCGCGTGGGTCGGCGGCCGGGCCCGGCCGCCGGGTGACCTCGACTTCGTCGTGCCGCCGCCGTCACCGGTCCCCGTCGACCCGCGGTACCCCCATCCGTACGTCCCGGCGTACGACACCGTGCAGCAGTGGCCGGAAGCCGCGGACGGTGCGGCCGGGTACGAGATCTGGGCGGACGGGGAGGAGGAGTTCGAGACGTGTGGGCTGCGCGCGCACGTCCCGCCGGAGGGCCTGGTCTGGCAGCCGGAGCCGGAGCCGGAGGACTTCCCTCCGTACGAGGACCTGCTGGAGCGGATCCGCGCCAGCCCGCGGGCTGCCGCGGGCGTGCTGCTGGACGCGGACGGGGCACGCCGGGACGGTACGTGGGCCTACACGTACACGGACGGCGAGTTCGGACCCCCGGGGATCAGGATCCTGATCCCGTGGCGGGCGGACCATGGCCAGGCGGGGGTGGCTCAGCTGGACTTCTCCCGGGACGAGCGGCTGCCCGAGGCACCCGTCTGGACGGCCGTGCCGCGCGGCGACGGCGGGGTCACGGTGGTCCGCACGGCGAGCCGGCGGCTCTCCCTGGCCTGGAAGCTGCGGTGGCTGGTGGCGGACGCCGCGACCGAGGAGGGCCCGCGCTGCAAGGACCTGTACGACGCCGTGCTGCTGGCGGAGGCCTGCCGGGAGCTGCCGCTGCCGGAGCCGCCGCGCCTGGCGGGTGTGCGGGTGGACGAAGGGGCGTGGCAGCTCTTCCGCGAGGCCCACCCCGGTGTGCGTGGCCCAGCCGCCGCCTGGCTCACCCGCCTCCGGACGGCGCTGGCTCCGGCGGCCCGATAG
- a CDS encoding amidohydrolase family protein: protein MVGLRVARRTVLQAASAGALTALLGHVSAAAAAPGGGAAGDLVRLRFTRATNGAATASGDRVVAEVQGMLWSLPPDGSPATPLTPPDLEPGRPVFSPDGRQVAMSAYRGGAFHIWVMNADGSGLRPLTDGPFDHRAPAWSPDGRALAFCSERDGDPVAGSPYRIWTVDVTGGRPRRLTGLPGQDGPGQDGEWEDFDPVWSPDGSRVLFVRGTSAGETLTARTLASVAAVPGAGSPVRVEHTVTDGRLLAPALSPSGRTAWLSAAPGPRKAEHLSLFADGRPVPLDGDLAPAPPRWIGDDRLLITLDGRFRVIRPHRDGDGDGREILLDATLEVPRPRYRIKKYVLEAEQKLPVRGIHLPALSPDGRRIAFAALNALWVAPVTGGPPRRIVQAPVTAYVQGPVWSPDGRALVYTDDRDGLNTVRLRDLDSGRERVLAPGGRVYGVLSPDGGRLAALDLAGRLLVRDLSTGTETPLVAALGGGGLPGPPSWSPDGRHLALCDRNRLSRRFREGYNLIRIVDTATGAARLHALAPHTSLADRYASGPVWSPDGRFLACVGESALWLLPVGPDGAPAGPARRLSDEPADHPSWSADSRTLLYQSCARLRLLTLDATGAPAGPPRTVPVSLDYRRPAPVDTVVHAGLLWDATGSAPRADVDVLISGGRITAVEPHRPGRRATRTVDCSRGTVLPGLWDAHVHPYPYTYGARQGALHLAYGVTTAVSLGGSAYEQARLREDIRAGLLAAPRLLAGGELLDGSRVAYSMGRAHRTRAGFARSLARAAALDWDFVKTYVRSPYEQMAEAARFAHERLGVPAGSHLCAPGIRSGQDLTTHLVATERAEYGYGATPRGHTYQDTLEVYTHGGFALIATPFTALPLIGADPALADDPRVTSLMPPWDVAAVRALAAGPPSAEQSAALEREVGVYRRVVEGGGRLALGTDAPLTPVGLHLHLALRALHRYGLTPAEALTTVTVSPARMFGVADRLGTVEPGRIADLTLVDGDPFTDFDDLVRVRATVRGGMLHERPVLERAFTRTPEPPDPDGPDGPAPADWPAVLDQMLRDGCCTPHD, encoded by the coding sequence GTGGTCGGGTTGCGAGTTGCGCGAAGGACCGTACTGCAGGCGGCTTCGGCGGGTGCCCTGACGGCACTGCTCGGCCACGTGTCCGCGGCGGCGGCCGCTCCGGGCGGCGGCGCAGCCGGGGACCTGGTCAGGCTGCGTTTCACCCGGGCGACCAACGGAGCGGCCACCGCCTCCGGGGACCGGGTCGTCGCCGAGGTCCAGGGCATGCTCTGGTCGCTGCCCCCGGACGGTTCGCCCGCGACGCCGCTGACCCCGCCCGACCTCGAACCCGGCCGCCCGGTGTTCTCCCCCGACGGCCGCCAGGTGGCGATGAGCGCCTACCGCGGCGGCGCCTTCCACATCTGGGTGATGAACGCGGACGGCTCCGGCCTGCGCCCGCTCACCGACGGCCCGTTCGACCACCGCGCGCCCGCCTGGTCGCCCGACGGGCGCGCCCTCGCCTTCTGTTCCGAACGCGACGGTGATCCGGTGGCCGGGAGCCCGTACCGGATCTGGACCGTCGACGTGACCGGCGGCCGTCCGCGCCGGCTGACGGGCCTGCCCGGGCAGGACGGCCCCGGCCAGGACGGGGAATGGGAGGACTTCGACCCGGTGTGGTCGCCGGACGGCTCGCGCGTCCTGTTCGTACGCGGCACGTCCGCCGGGGAGACGCTGACCGCCCGGACCCTCGCCTCCGTGGCCGCGGTGCCAGGCGCCGGGAGCCCGGTCCGGGTCGAGCACACCGTCACCGACGGCAGGCTGCTGGCGCCCGCTCTCTCCCCGTCGGGACGGACCGCCTGGCTGTCCGCGGCTCCCGGCCCCCGCAAGGCCGAGCACCTCTCCCTCTTCGCCGACGGCCGTCCGGTCCCCCTCGACGGCGACCTCGCGCCCGCTCCTCCGCGCTGGATCGGCGACGACCGGCTGCTGATCACCCTCGACGGCCGGTTCCGGGTGATCCGCCCGCACCGGGACGGCGACGGCGACGGCCGCGAGATCCTCCTCGACGCCACCCTCGAAGTGCCCCGGCCCCGCTACCGGATCAAGAAGTACGTCCTGGAGGCCGAACAGAAGCTTCCGGTCCGGGGCATCCACCTGCCGGCCCTCTCCCCCGACGGCCGCAGGATCGCCTTCGCCGCACTGAACGCGCTGTGGGTCGCACCCGTGACCGGCGGCCCGCCCCGCAGGATCGTGCAGGCTCCGGTCACGGCGTACGTCCAGGGCCCGGTGTGGAGCCCGGACGGCCGCGCGCTGGTCTACACGGACGACCGCGACGGCCTGAACACCGTGCGCCTGCGGGACCTCGACAGCGGCCGTGAGCGCGTCCTCGCCCCGGGCGGCCGCGTCTACGGGGTGCTGTCGCCGGACGGCGGCAGGCTCGCCGCCCTCGACCTCGCCGGGCGGCTCCTGGTCCGCGACCTCTCGACCGGCACCGAGACGCCCCTGGTCGCGGCCCTCGGCGGCGGCGGCCTGCCCGGCCCGCCCAGCTGGTCGCCCGACGGCCGCCATCTCGCCCTCTGCGACCGCAACCGGCTCAGCCGGCGCTTCCGCGAGGGCTACAACCTCATCCGGATCGTCGACACCGCCACCGGTGCCGCCCGCCTGCACGCGCTCGCCCCGCACACCTCACTCGCGGACCGCTACGCCTCCGGCCCGGTCTGGTCGCCCGACGGCCGCTTCCTGGCCTGCGTCGGCGAATCGGCCCTCTGGCTGCTTCCCGTCGGCCCCGACGGCGCCCCGGCCGGCCCCGCCCGCCGCCTGTCCGACGAGCCCGCCGACCACCCCTCGTGGTCCGCCGATTCCCGTACGCTGCTCTACCAGTCCTGTGCCCGGCTGCGGCTGCTCACGCTCGACGCCACCGGCGCACCCGCCGGGCCGCCCCGGACCGTTCCCGTCTCCCTGGACTACCGGCGCCCCGCACCCGTGGACACCGTCGTGCACGCGGGACTGCTGTGGGACGCCACCGGCTCCGCGCCCCGCGCCGACGTCGACGTCCTGATCTCCGGCGGCCGGATCACCGCGGTCGAGCCGCACCGGCCCGGCCGCCGCGCCACCCGTACCGTGGACTGCTCGCGCGGCACGGTCCTGCCCGGCCTGTGGGACGCGCACGTCCATCCGTACCCCTACACGTACGGGGCGCGCCAGGGTGCCCTGCACCTCGCGTACGGGGTCACGACCGCGGTCTCGCTCGGTGGCTCCGCCTACGAACAGGCCCGGCTGCGCGAGGACATCCGGGCCGGGCTGCTCGCCGCACCCCGCCTGCTGGCGGGCGGGGAGCTCCTCGACGGGTCGCGGGTGGCCTACAGCATGGGGCGCGCCCATCGCACGAGAGCCGGGTTCGCCCGCTCGCTGGCCCGGGCCGCGGCGCTGGACTGGGACTTCGTCAAGACGTATGTGCGGTCGCCCTACGAGCAGATGGCCGAGGCGGCCCGGTTCGCGCACGAGCGGCTCGGGGTGCCGGCCGGATCCCATCTGTGCGCCCCGGGCATCAGGTCCGGTCAGGACCTGACCACGCACCTGGTGGCGACCGAGCGTGCCGAGTACGGGTACGGCGCGACCCCGCGGGGGCACACGTACCAGGACACCCTGGAGGTCTACACGCACGGCGGGTTCGCTCTGATCGCCACCCCCTTCACGGCCCTCCCGCTGATCGGCGCCGATCCGGCGCTCGCCGACGATCCGCGGGTGACGTCCCTGATGCCGCCGTGGGACGTGGCGGCCGTCCGGGCCCTGGCAGCGGGACCGCCGAGCGCGGAGCAGAGCGCGGCACTGGAGCGGGAGGTGGGCGTCTACCGCCGCGTCGTCGAAGGCGGCGGGCGGCTCGCGCTGGGCACCGACGCGCCGCTCACCCCGGTGGGCCTCCATCTCCACCTGGCCCTGCGGGCACTGCACCGGTACGGCCTGACGCCCGCGGAAGCCCTGACGACGGTGACCGTGAGCCCGGCGCGGATGTTCGGCGTCGCGGACCGGCTGGGCACGGTCGAGCCCGGCCGGATCGCCGACCTGACCCTGGTCGACGGCGATCCGTTCACGGACTTCGACGACCTGGTCCGGGTCCGGGCGACCGTGCGTGGCGGAATGCTCCACGAACGCCCCGTCCTGGAACGCGCCTTCACCCGGACCCCCGAGCCGCCCGACCCGGACGGCCCGGACGGCCCGGCCCCGGCCGACTGGCCGGCCGTCCTGGACCAGATGCTGCGGGACGGCTGCTGCACCCCGCACGACTAG
- a CDS encoding aminoglycoside phosphotransferase family protein produces the protein MATAQMHPGAHPVDEDLVRRLIADQFPRWAGLSVERLPSGGTVNVLYRLGDGMVVRLPMLAGGAEDVATEREWLPRLARRLPTPVPELLGAGVPAQGYPWSWSVYRWLDGEDPEAGALEEPVALARDLAGFVAAMRSVTLTGAPKAYRGGPLAALDAPTRAAIGQLREIPEEGVDCDAVAAVWEDALRAPVGDGPPVWLHADLMPGNLLVDGGRLSAVIDFGCMGVGDPSCDLFPAWNLLTPAARTVFREELGVDDAAWRRGRGRTLSQALIALPYYRMTNRAMAANARHVIREVLAEHRG, from the coding sequence ATGGCCACCGCACAGATGCATCCCGGCGCGCACCCCGTCGACGAGGACCTCGTACGCCGGCTGATCGCCGATCAGTTCCCCCGGTGGGCCGGGCTGAGCGTGGAGCGGCTGCCGTCGGGCGGAACGGTCAACGTGCTGTACCGGCTGGGCGACGGCATGGTGGTGCGGCTGCCGATGCTGGCGGGCGGAGCCGAGGACGTGGCGACGGAACGGGAGTGGCTGCCCCGCCTCGCGCGCCGGCTGCCCACGCCCGTCCCCGAACTCCTCGGGGCCGGGGTGCCCGCGCAGGGCTATCCGTGGTCGTGGTCGGTGTACCGGTGGCTGGACGGGGAGGACCCCGAGGCCGGGGCGCTGGAGGAGCCCGTGGCGCTGGCCCGTGACCTGGCCGGGTTCGTGGCGGCGATGCGGAGCGTCACCCTGACGGGTGCGCCGAAGGCCTACCGCGGGGGGCCGCTCGCCGCGCTCGACGCGCCGACCCGGGCGGCGATCGGGCAGCTGCGGGAGATTCCCGAGGAGGGCGTGGACTGCGATGCCGTGGCCGCCGTATGGGAGGACGCCCTGCGGGCCCCGGTCGGGGACGGGCCGCCGGTGTGGCTGCACGCCGACCTGATGCCGGGCAACCTGCTGGTGGACGGGGGCAGGCTGAGCGCGGTCATCGACTTCGGGTGCATGGGCGTGGGGGATCCCTCCTGCGACCTGTTCCCGGCGTGGAACCTGCTGACGCCCGCTGCCCGGACGGTCTTCCGCGAAGAGCTCGGCGTGGACGACGCGGCCTGGCGCCGCGGCCGGGGACGGACGCTTTCGCAGGCGCTGATCGCGCTGCCCTACTACCGCATGACGAACCGGGCGATGGCCGCCAACGCCCGGCACGTGATCCGGGAGGTGCTGGCAGAGCACCGGGGTTGA
- a CDS encoding cytochrome P450, protein MSTDTLLDFPFSARGDQLPPEIEELRAEPVKRVRTIAGDEAWLVSSYPLAKQVLEDPRFSLKDTSAPGVPRQYALTIPPEVVNNMGNITGAGLRKAVLKAINPKTDGLTDWMRAQATSLVDGLLGHGAPVDLRGQFTNPYAENLHCRILGIPESDAPRLAASLDIAFMNSACPVTGAKLNWDRDIAYMVERLDDPTTTGLIAELAALRDDPDYDHLTDEMLATVGVTLFGAGVISTMGFLTMAIFSLLQNPGMWDQLRKEPEKIPAAVDELLRINLSIADGLPRLALEDVTLGDVEVKKGELMLVLVEAANTDPAVYPDPHVADIDRENAGTHLSFGGGQHYCPATALGKRHTEIAIEVLLEKMPDLALAVPVDQLVWRTRFMKRIPERLPVLW, encoded by the coding sequence ATGTCCACTGACACCCTGCTCGACTTCCCCTTCTCCGCACGCGGCGACCAGCTCCCGCCCGAGATCGAGGAGCTGCGCGCCGAACCCGTGAAGCGGGTCCGCACGATAGCCGGGGACGAGGCCTGGCTCGTCTCCTCCTATCCACTGGCCAAGCAGGTCCTTGAGGATCCCCGGTTCAGCCTGAAGGACACCTCGGCTCCCGGTGTGCCCCGCCAGTACGCGCTGACGATCCCGCCCGAGGTCGTCAACAACATGGGCAACATCACCGGCGCGGGACTGCGCAAGGCCGTCCTCAAGGCCATCAACCCCAAGACCGACGGCCTCACCGACTGGATGCGCGCCCAGGCCACCAGCCTGGTCGACGGCCTCCTGGGCCACGGGGCGCCGGTCGACCTGCGCGGCCAGTTCACCAATCCGTACGCAGAGAACCTGCACTGCCGCATCCTCGGCATCCCCGAGTCCGACGCGCCGCGACTGGCGGCCAGCCTCGACATCGCGTTCATGAACTCGGCCTGCCCGGTCACCGGTGCCAAGCTCAACTGGGACCGCGACATCGCCTACATGGTGGAGCGCCTCGACGACCCCACCACCACGGGTCTGATCGCCGAGCTCGCCGCCCTGCGCGACGACCCCGACTACGACCACCTGACGGACGAGATGCTCGCCACCGTGGGCGTCACGCTGTTCGGCGCGGGGGTCATCTCCACCATGGGCTTCCTGACCATGGCGATCTTCTCCCTGCTCCAGAACCCCGGGATGTGGGACCAGCTGCGCAAGGAGCCGGAGAAGATCCCGGCCGCGGTGGACGAACTCCTGCGCATCAACCTGTCGATCGCCGACGGCCTGCCCCGGCTCGCGCTGGAGGACGTCACCCTCGGCGACGTCGAGGTGAAGAAGGGCGAGCTGATGCTCGTCCTCGTCGAGGCGGCCAACACCGACCCGGCCGTGTACCCCGACCCGCACGTCGCGGACATCGACCGGGAGAACGCCGGCACGCACCTCTCCTTCGGCGGCGGACAGCACTACTGCCCGGCCACCGCGCTCGGCAAGCGGCACACCGAGATCGCGATCGAGGTGCTCCTGGAGAAGATGCCCGACCTCGCTCTCGCCGTGCCGGTCGACCAGCTCGTGTGGCGTACCCGCTTCATGAAGCGCATCCCGGAGCGCCTGCCCGTGCTCTGGTGA
- a CDS encoding tRNA-dependent cyclodipeptide synthase: MTTATEVFTVRPYTPHCQVISTEGDHAVIGISPGNSYFSAQRVNDLAHWGLRNFEQVDLIYTDMHVAEMYEALGYGEDEARRKAVKNLRGVRAKVNNAAAEADPTGERLRARPMSSLTDIPAYRALHSHLTTLLDTDPEFRRTSNKLVDAFLSSKVLNGKAATTRQRDVCLEYVCAEMPLFLDTPAILGVPSSLNCYHQLLPMAELLYSRGSGLRASRNQGHAIITPAEGAPDVH; encoded by the coding sequence TTGACGACAGCGACCGAAGTCTTCACAGTCCGGCCGTACACCCCGCATTGCCAGGTGATCAGCACCGAAGGTGATCACGCCGTCATCGGCATTTCCCCGGGGAACAGTTACTTCTCGGCCCAACGTGTCAACGATCTCGCCCACTGGGGCCTGCGCAACTTCGAGCAGGTCGACCTCATCTACACCGACATGCACGTGGCCGAGATGTACGAGGCACTCGGCTACGGCGAGGACGAGGCGCGCCGCAAGGCGGTGAAGAACCTGCGCGGCGTCCGCGCCAAGGTGAACAACGCCGCCGCGGAGGCCGACCCCACCGGCGAACGCCTCCGCGCCCGCCCGATGTCGTCCCTCACCGACATCCCCGCCTACCGGGCGCTCCACAGCCACCTGACCACCCTGCTGGACACCGACCCGGAGTTCCGCAGGACCAGCAACAAGCTGGTCGACGCGTTCCTCTCGTCGAAGGTCCTGAACGGGAAGGCCGCCACCACGCGGCAGCGCGACGTGTGCCTGGAGTACGTGTGCGCGGAAATGCCGCTCTTCCTCGACACGCCCGCCATCCTCGGCGTGCCGTCCTCCCTCAACTGCTACCACCAGCTCCTGCCCATGGCGGAACTGCTCTACTCACGCGGCTCGGGTCTGCGCGCCTCGCGCAACCAGGGCCACGCCATCATCACCCCCGCCGAAGGAGCTCCCGATGTCCACTGA
- a CDS encoding endonuclease/exonuclease/phosphatase family protein, which translates to MVIGTWNLENLCRPLPPGAPPSNRCAARDDAAYQAKLAGLAATIDRLSPDLLGVQEVGSHEALTDLADRLDGAWHIALSTHPDRRGIRTGFLSRRPLVVVEDRTAFPDHLPPVRVEDDGTMIKRMGRGGLAVRWSPAPGHTVGVAVCHLKSKLLTFPGNRHSTDDEHLRARYAAYALYRRAAEAVTMRFVADQLLQGDGRSHPVIVMGDLNDEFKAATTQILYGPPGSQIGTGGFQDPDLADPRRLWNLAPRILEQGGFSRVFEGQPELIDHILVSQALLPRLERVFTGPEQLPTVDGAHPAAPHDSPSDHAPVLAVLDF; encoded by the coding sequence GTGGTCATCGGTACGTGGAACCTGGAGAACCTCTGCCGCCCCCTGCCGCCGGGCGCCCCGCCCTCGAACCGCTGCGCCGCCCGTGACGACGCCGCCTACCAGGCGAAACTGGCGGGTCTCGCGGCCACCATCGACCGCCTCTCGCCCGATCTCCTCGGCGTCCAGGAAGTGGGCAGCCACGAGGCGCTGACCGATCTGGCCGACCGGCTCGACGGCGCGTGGCACATCGCCCTGTCGACGCACCCGGACCGCCGCGGCATCCGGACGGGCTTCCTCAGCCGTCGGCCGCTCGTCGTCGTCGAGGACCGCACGGCCTTCCCGGACCATCTCCCGCCCGTCCGGGTCGAGGACGACGGGACCATGATCAAGAGGATGGGCCGCGGCGGCCTGGCCGTACGCTGGAGTCCCGCGCCCGGCCACACCGTCGGTGTGGCCGTCTGCCACCTCAAGTCGAAGCTCCTGACCTTCCCCGGCAACCGTCACAGCACGGACGACGAGCACCTGCGTGCGCGCTACGCCGCGTACGCCCTGTACCGCCGCGCGGCCGAAGCCGTCACCATGCGCTTCGTCGCCGACCAGCTCCTGCAGGGCGACGGCCGCTCGCACCCGGTGATCGTGATGGGTGACCTCAACGACGAGTTCAAGGCGGCCACCACGCAGATCCTGTACGGTCCACCGGGCTCGCAGATCGGTACCGGCGGCTTCCAGGACCCCGACCTCGCAGACCCGCGGCGGCTCTGGAACCTCGCCCCGCGCATCCTGGAACAGGGCGGCTTCTCCCGCGTCTTCGAGGGCCAGCCGGAGCTCATCGACCACATCCTGGTCAGCCAGGCCCTGCTGCCCCGTCTGGAGCGGGTCTTCACCGGCCCGGAGCAGCTGCCGACGGTGGACGGCGCGCACCCGGCCGCACCGCACGACAGCCCCTCCGACCACGCTCCCGTGCTCGCCGTACTCGACTTCTGA
- a CDS encoding serine hydrolase domain-containing protein, with the protein MKPAHLRLRRACAAAAATGVLMAPAAVGSASAFSAPAATATATPSPSSTPSPETDTGFTPLTPAVAAQLDAAVRQVMREARVPGVTVGLWAPGKGSYVRSFGVADKASGAPMTPDLHVRIGSETKTFTVTALLQLVDQGKVGLDDHIGAYVTGVPNGDRITLRQLAGMRSGLFNYSLDADFIKNLEADPERYVAPRQLLDYSFKHPVQFEPGAEFDYSNTNLILLGLVVEKVTGRPLHEVITQDVLGPAGLRSTVFPTSPALPVPYAHGYTDQTASGRTEDATRWNPSWAWAAGEMASDLQDLRSWARTLATGTLLKPATQAERLKTTPMDIPGAGYGLGIFDVQGWIGHNGSIPGYEVLPVYLPSAQATMVILLNTDSQYEGQEPSTLFGQAVTSIVTPDHVYPGHKPVVPKPG; encoded by the coding sequence GTGAAGCCAGCCCACCTCCGGCTACGCCGGGCCTGTGCGGCCGCCGCCGCGACAGGAGTGCTCATGGCCCCGGCCGCCGTGGGCTCCGCGTCCGCGTTCTCCGCCCCCGCGGCCACCGCCACCGCCACCCCCTCCCCCTCCTCGACGCCTTCGCCGGAAACCGATACCGGATTCACGCCGCTCACACCGGCCGTCGCCGCGCAACTGGACGCGGCCGTGCGCCAGGTCATGCGCGAGGCGCGGGTACCGGGCGTGACGGTCGGGCTGTGGGCCCCCGGCAAGGGGAGCTACGTACGGTCCTTCGGTGTGGCGGACAAGGCGAGCGGCGCGCCCATGACCCCCGACCTGCACGTACGCATCGGCAGCGAGACCAAGACGTTCACCGTCACCGCGCTCCTCCAGCTCGTCGACCAGGGCAAGGTGGGCCTGGACGACCACATCGGCGCCTACGTCACCGGAGTTCCGAACGGTGACCGGATCACCCTGCGGCAACTGGCGGGCATGCGCAGCGGGCTCTTCAACTACAGCCTGGACGCGGACTTCATCAAGAACCTCGAAGCCGATCCGGAACGGTACGTCGCACCACGGCAGTTGCTCGACTACTCCTTCAAGCACCCCGTGCAGTTCGAGCCGGGCGCGGAGTTCGACTACAGCAACACCAATCTGATCCTGCTCGGCCTGGTGGTGGAGAAGGTCACCGGCCGGCCGCTCCACGAGGTCATCACCCAGGACGTCCTGGGACCGGCCGGACTGCGCAGCACGGTCTTCCCCACGAGCCCGGCCCTGCCGGTGCCCTACGCGCACGGCTACACCGACCAGACCGCCTCGGGCCGGACCGAGGACGCGACCCGCTGGAACCCCTCCTGGGCCTGGGCCGCGGGAGAGATGGCCTCCGACCTCCAGGACCTGCGCAGCTGGGCCCGTACCCTGGCCACCGGCACGCTGCTGAAGCCCGCGACCCAGGCCGAACGGCTGAAGACCACCCCGATGGACATACCGGGTGCCGGCTACGGGCTGGGCATCTTCGACGTCCAGGGCTGGATCGGCCACAACGGCTCGATCCCCGGATACGAGGTCCTGCCCGTGTACCTGCCGTCGGCGCAGGCGACGATGGTCATCCTCCTCAACACCGACAGCCAGTACGAGGGCCAGGAACCCAGCACGCTCTTCGGTCAGGCGGTCACCAGCATCGTCACCCCTGATCACGTGTATCCCGGCCACAAGCCGGTGGTGCCCAAGCCCGGCTGA
- a CDS encoding PhzF family phenazine biosynthesis protein, whose product MRYHHVDVFTDRPYSGNSLAVFPDADPLTGAQMRSITRELRHFESVFLLRDGSSGQPRTWRARVFDLDGELDFAGHPLIGAAAVLHALHGTADRELWTLRLPGRPVEVATERRGPGRYTSLLDQGPAAFLGRPDPGGLAALFGLGPADLDPGLPPEVISTGLRYLVLPVRGGALARARVTEPLDAPLARLGAEFAYLLDATAMEGRHWTNDGLLEDVATGSGAGCAAACLRSHGRIGAGERTLLRQGRFTGRPSTMTVSADGHGHAIRSVCVGGGVALVGEGRLRELPPS is encoded by the coding sequence ATGCGCTACCACCACGTCGACGTCTTCACCGACCGCCCCTACAGCGGCAACAGCCTCGCGGTCTTCCCCGACGCCGATCCGCTGACCGGCGCCCAGATGCGGTCGATCACCCGGGAACTGCGGCACTTCGAGTCCGTCTTCCTCCTGCGCGACGGCTCATCCGGGCAGCCGCGCACCTGGCGGGCGCGCGTCTTCGACCTCGACGGCGAGCTGGACTTCGCCGGGCACCCCCTGATCGGCGCGGCCGCGGTGCTGCACGCCCTCCACGGCACGGCGGACCGCGAGCTCTGGACCCTGCGCCTGCCCGGCCGCCCGGTGGAGGTCGCCACCGAACGCCGCGGTCCCGGCCGGTACACGAGCCTCCTCGACCAGGGCCCCGCCGCCTTCCTCGGCCGCCCCGACCCCGGCGGCCTGGCCGCCCTGTTCGGCCTCGGCCCCGCTGACCTGGACCCCGGCCTGCCCCCGGAGGTGATCTCCACGGGCCTGCGCTACCTGGTCCTGCCCGTACGCGGCGGCGCGCTCGCCCGCGCCCGCGTCACGGAACCGCTCGACGCGCCCCTGGCCCGGCTGGGCGCCGAGTTCGCCTACCTGCTGGACGCGACGGCCATGGAGGGCAGGCACTGGACCAACGACGGTTTGCTGGAGGACGTCGCCACCGGGAGCGGTGCGGGGTGCGCCGCCGCATGCCTGCGCAGCCACGGCCGGATCGGCGCCGGAGAGCGGACCCTGCTGCGCCAGGGCCGCTTCACCGGGCGCCCCAGCACGATGACGGTGAGCGCCGACGGGCACGGCCACGCCATCCGCTCGGTGTGTGTCGGCGGTGGTGTCGCCCTCGTCGGGGAGGGCCGCCTGCGCGAGCTCCCGCCGTCCTGA